The region CATTTATCAATCGTATCCGATAGAAACTGCAGCCGATCAGAATCAACATCCATCCAACTCAGTATCAGAAACAATCCGTACTCAAACTGGGTGATACCGAAATCAAGTCGCGAAGCTCTGATACTGATGTGTTCGTATGGTCTAACCGCTGCCCTCACTCTGACTCCGTATGTCACCAAACTATTCGTAGAAAGCTCTGTTTACTTAGTAACACGCGCTTTCACTGGTATCACCGCACTCGTCAACTCGTCAATATCTTAATGGCTGTGATCGCAAAGTCTTGCAAGCTTTAATAAACTTAAATGATACAACATCTGGAAGAAAATGTGTATGAATAGTAATTGTTTAGTTCTTGTTGATTATATACATCAAAATTAAACCATATAGTGTTGATAGTTTTACGTTTTATAACAAAAGTCCATGGTCCAGTTCCGCAGTGGcaagttagagttaactctgaactgaGCCCCACGCGTCAGAACTATCAGATTCTGATTGAATGATTGTAACGTCAATGTCATATCGTGTTCTCATGTTACCAACACCATACTGGTGGTCACAATACTAAGATTTCCGAAATATAGAAATTGCCATGATATTATCTTAACTATGACAATAGATCGAGTATCGAACCCCGGATATATCGAGCtgggatgatgatgatgatgatgatgatgatgatgatgatgatgatgatgatgatgatgatgatgatgatgatgatgatgatgatgatgatgatgatgatgatgatgatgatgatgatgatgatgatgatgatgatgatgatgatgatgatgatgatgatgatgatgatgatgatgatgatgatgatgatgatgatgatgatgatgatgatgatgatgatgatgcatCACTCGATCTTAACCCTTTCGTCAATCTCAAAaagaacaaaagaaaatgtgtaGTAATCTTTCAAACGTCAAACGCGCAAACAGAATAAGACAATACAAAAAAGACTGACGACTACACGTATGCATGTTTTTCACTTAATATATCAAACGATGCGTCCGGCTAACCTTGATAAAACGGAAATATGATGTGATGCTGGAGCACAAAAACCTATTGGACCTAATTGCGAGTGTTGCCAGAATACATTCCATATCCTCATCACCCCACAATATATCCCTCAAAGAGAAGGTACTTTCGCGAGCTAACAAATTACTTGAATTTATTTCCTGGCTTCCTTTAAAGAATTTCCCttgttttaatagtttttattttgtaacttctgcaattatcatttcatatttcaatgatttcttttttttaatccCAAGACGGAATACaccgcccccccccccacctcATCAGATGGGAATGAGTATCACCGAAACCTGTTGATTGCCATTCACAagttctatatacatctataaTATTCCTCTAGCTCGACCCAATAAAGAATAACGAACGTGTGAGAGAGCTTTATGAATAcaatttagtttttgatttctattagatttttaatggGGAGCAgggaaaaaatgacgattgGCATTGAATCTACAGAAATGAGAGACATGTATTTACAGCTCAGGGAAACAGTAATTACATGAAGTAAAAGCATAACTATGATTAAATCACGTGCACTTCGTGAAAAGTAATTAGGATAATGCACCATATCACGTGATGGATGGACAATGATGAAGATACCTATATCCATTTGTCTTCTGGCTCTTAAACGAAGTATGACAGCACCGACAAAAGAAAGGTAAGACCATCTTATCTCCAAAAGATAAATGCAaagataaacaaataaatgtgAGAAAATTCTAGTATatagaaaattgatgaaatcagTAGAAAGTTGTAAGCTTTAAGCGGggcgataatgataataatttattcactTATTAAGTGTAGATTATGATAGAATGATCTCCACGTTTTTTACGGAATACGAACATAAAGACCGTTAATTAACTGAGATAAGAGTGATGAAAGGTTGATTAAAAGCTAGTTCTCCTTTAAGGTAGGTTTTAAGATCACGATTAAGACTGAAATTGGAAGGGATTCTTTGATAGAAGATAATTCGTGGGAACAGGAAATTTTAATGTATTTCAAGTATgagatttagatttcatagCTTATTGGATTTAGTAAATAGAAgtagaaaatagaatcaagTTCAAGATACATTTAAGATATTTGAGTCTAAAAAGTCGAAAGGTTTGAATCCAAAATGAACCAAACTTTATTGAAGAACTTGTTACGCATATACGACTTAGCTGCATAACTACTGGGCAAGAGTTACTATGGTCTTGCGTTCTGAGTacgagacccgggttcgatcccaaTCAGTGCGCGTAATTTCACTGTCACTTCTCTTAAATGTTAAAAAGTAGGTTCTGATTGCTATTGACATTCGTTCGAGGGTTTCGTGGAAAACCCTAGATTTTTTCGAAGCCTTATCTGCGCTATTTTGATCAAAAATGGCACCAGCTATTCGGGCAATTGCCCTTGAAAAATCCTGGCTTTGGGCAATAAAGgtatttgcaataaaaaatcCTTTTGCATTTTACAAGCTGATAGTAACGCTCGAAACAGGTTAtctttattatgaaaatagttTATCTTTACTGACAGTACGTACTGAAGCTTTTCGAGACTTAATGATACCacgtatgaaaaaaatgaaaagaatgtTATTCAGTCCAGTCCAAAAGTCGATAAAGCGATATTCAAATGTTAAAAAGTGTACCTGCTTTAAgacaaaaatgaatttgaaaaactcCACCTTTCTAAATAAACCAAGCGAAGAAAATGAAGGGGTTGGGcagaaaatttctcaaaatggATGACCGTCAATTAACATTACCGATGAGCAAATGATAATCTAATTCATATAATGGCCATATTTTGTAACGTGAGCACAGCAGTAATGGAGAACCCCGCACCCCGGAAACAAATTTAATTAGATATGATTATCTACATTCGCCGGGTATGATTCAACTCTCTGGTGACAActcgatatttttttttcatattcacaCAGATAACCCGCGCTGCATGGCGacgttaaattcaaaatagcaGCTCATGAAATTGAtagtttttcttcaaataaacacttttcatttactttttttaCACGCGTGCGTGGATGATACTTATATAATAGCAGTCCTGATTTCAACCAAATGGGCACAATATCcactgaaatagaaatgaatgaCTACATCATTGGCAGACGTCGTCAGGTAATGTATATTTATACTGTTATTTTCACATGAAAACATATTCCTCATTTGACACACGGCGAATAATAAAACGATCTTTCGAACTTCAtagtttctttctttttacgaATACAGAGACGAAACAGGACGACATTTTCACCTCAACAACTGTCCGCTTTAGAGGAACTATTTTCACGCACTCATTACCCGGATATTTTCGTCAGGGAAGATTTAGCTCTTCGTACAAATCTCACTGAAGCTCGAGTTCAGGTAAAAAACTGGTCTGCGAAAGACATATAATTGATTCGAGGGATTGAGAAATATACATATTGTTTATGAGTGTGGTGTAGATTtaatcagtctgattactaGTCTTTTACTGACCTAAACTAATATAGAAACAGATTTGTACACCTTAACAATGAAGTTGTCACTAACTTGATTGTCATTTCTAACCAGCGTATCGTCGGTGATCAAAATGACTAAATGTTGGTTCAATTAATTAAGGGAAGAGCGAGAGAATTAGTTACATAAGGCGTGACGTGTAATTACTTTGATTAATGTTTATAGGTTTGGTTTCAAAATCGACGCGCTAAATGGAGAAAGAATGCTCGACTTCGACTTGGACGCGGGGCGTTAGCACCTGCAGCTCTCAATTTTACCACATCGGGCTGGTCGTTGCATACACCGCCGAGTGTATTCTACCCAACAATGGCTAGATCCCCGGCTAATATGCCGACTTTAACTACAGCGGCAATACCAAATCCATTGCTGTACCATGGCGATCCATATATACCAAACAGGTAAATTACAGTTGCTTGATGTATTGACGGAAAACAGTATAATACGTCACATTATAGATCAGTTGTGAATCAATTTAGGAATTTTAAACCTATTTAAGATTACTGAAATCTTGTTTAAGAATCGTACTATCAACTATAAACTCATGTTTAAGAATCGCTCTATCGCTACTAACTTGAAAAATTCGTCTAATTTTCTCATTGGGTCCACGACGCCCACCTGAGTCCATGTTAATCATCTCCAGAAGTCGGCAAACGCCTGTCTATTTATTCATCACCACAGACGCACGTGATCGTGATCCTACGTAGTTCTACCAGCTTTCATTAATCccattaattgattttgaatgttaTCCTTCTTTATGTCATTGTCACTGGTATTTTAACAAAGTTAAAGCAGATACCGATCGTATTTTGCAGAATTGGTGATGCTCGAAGCAAAGAAGCCGTGGACAGATATTTGTCCATGTGTTCGTGTCCTGTTAACGGTATTACGAACGACTTCAGGAGGGTCAACGGAAATGACGATTCTTGCGGATACGGTCAAATAAAAATACCATGTAAACATACAGAAAACATGGAAACCATACACGAAGAGATGCAAAACTCATCTCGcaagaaatgaatgaaatgtagTAGTTTTGGATCAAAATGGCTGACTTCTTATTTCTCTCTggaaaatgataataacaatacTGTATCTTGGGGAAAATATGACGCCATTTAATTTAGTTTCGTCTTTACAATGTTTATCTATCcccaaatatagaaattcattaatacCTGCCCACTGTCGACTCGAATCCACGATCAATGTTGTATAAATATCAAGGTGTTTCCAGATATTTACTTTTCGCACGCAACTTTTCCAATGCGCTCCGAAGCAGGTAATGTGATAACAGATCCCCATTTTTTACACGAGGGACTGCGTGCAATATTTCTGTAATATGGTGTAGTGCACAAaaactaaataaaatatttaatgtaaaACCAGTTcgaaatatattgataaatcagTAGATCTTGAACAGTCATTTCACAAGGctgaattttattttgtaaGCGGCGGGACTGTCTCGCATAATGTATCTCTCAGTATTcgattgattgtggtaacattGTTTTTTTGTGTGTTATCTCTGGATTTCCACATAGTTCCCTCttacaatgaaaataaatctatgattATGATGGTAACAAGCTGTTGTTTGTTGTAATTGCTATCAAATAAGGAAGTAAATGTTCGAATTCCAAAGAACCCTAATAGCAGGTACGCGTATATACAAGGCTGAAAGATGAAGGGAGGATTTGGAAAAGCGTGTTGCAGCACTCTTCGAGACTTGTTTTATGTGTACGAAACGCCCAAAATTGTCCATATCAAAAACTATAAAATCGGACTGTGTAATCGTTTTGTACAACTCAGTATAATAAGCTACGTGATCGGGTAAGTGGTATACCAGTCATAAACGAGATGAATTTAGATCATGTGCTTTTTGACATGATTCGAGGACCAATTTCTGGAACCAACTTCAAATACGTATATAAATTTTTCTGTTAAGTTGGGTATTGATAGCCAATAAAGGTTACCAGGCCCAGGATCAACTGATATTCAGTACAACATCTAAAGTGAAGGGAACTATATATTCAACTGGAGGAATACCTGGTGCACAGCGCAGAATCTGGGATGAGGCTGATATTGTGATTCCACCACAGGTATGTTACTTTAGGCGAATCACGACAACGTTCCGCACAGCTCTTGgttgatatttttaaaacgCTTATGTCcaatcttggagtaatcagactggattactccaaggtccaATGCACATGATGCATGGAAACACAGGAAACAGAAACATTCCCAGAAACGTTCAGGTCTCCCGTGTCGTCTGTGTCCGCGAGTAACGGAAAACATGGTTCCAGGAAACAATGGTTACCGAGATCAAAGAGTTTGATTccgtgtttccctgcgtcgtgtgcgtgtgcgtttattaaactaacattttacaaacgagTCTATAACTAATTACTGTGGTACTGAATCACTTGTTCAATATAACCTTGaagtaatcatttcaaataattactCCAAGATATAACAGTCTCCCGCCTGTAGAATTAGGTTGcctgaaaaatataagtaATCTAACCACGTCCAGGTGTAAAAGCTTTGGCCACCTTGTCCAAATCGGTGCTATGGACCTACTGCCCAGCTGCATGCATTTCTACATCAGTAAGTTTGCAAAATATCGATTGATACCAGGAAATTGTTGTTCATCCTCTGTCAGGAAACAAACGCTTTTTTCATCGCGACGAATTTCATAACGACAAACAATCAGTCACAAGGATTCTGCGCAGAGGCAAGTGACTATCAATCTCGATTCGTGTGTTCGATAAAACATGCAAATACCGTTAATTGATGCGCCATATATAATCACTCTTTCAGCAACCAAAACGAAATTCAATCTGTAAGAATGAAACAGATTGTAAAAAAGGACGTATTGTTCCAGGTGGACATGGTCAGTATTCTGAATATCGTATTGCGCAATTATCCTAAAACGTCATCTTGAATCGTCGTATATTTCCTAATGTTTAAGGAGTTCAAACTGGACGATGTATTGAATCAGATGTCAAAACCGCAGAAGATGTCAAAGTGTGTGAAATATTTGCATGGTGCCCGATTGAAAGGCGCGAGTCAATGTAAGAAGGCGGGCGACAGTACCTGaaatctacgagcaatcatctcaacatCAGAATATATTCTGGTTGCGCGGCGCCCTTCGGAATCGCCATAATAGGGAATAATTGAAATCCGAAAAAGATTCGATTGATAGTTTTCCGAGCTTCCTTATATTTACGAGGCGtttttttcgatgattttcaatgatattttgtcTATATTAATATTTCGTCCAATCATCAAGATTCAATATTTCAGACTGAATCAAACATATCTGGACATCTCGAATGTTACCGTAATGATTAAGAACCACATCAAGTTTCCCAAACTTAACGTTGTGAGGTAAAGAACGTTAACCTAATAGTTTATACTTTTGAGCCCAATCTATTTACCCTGCCTGTATAGTTAGTTCCCCTTGTGTTTTTCCGAGTCTGAATCTaaaacatttctatttctttttgaacATCTAGGAACAATTTGCTTTTCACAGATCGTGTGTGTTTTTACAACGCCAGCGATCCGATAAAGCGATATTCCTGTCCGATATTCAGGTTAGCTGATATTCTAAAAGAAGCCAAGGTCAAACGAGAAGATATCTCAATTTACGTAAATACAGTTTCAATATTTCTCATCATATATACTGGCAATTTATGTCAATGTATCTCAATTGCGTGTCTTTCATGCAGTCATAAGGGATTGACATCATATTTTCTCTAAATTCCTGGacacattttgtttttttctaggGAGGtgtcattattatcatgattCGTTGGGATTGTAATCTCGATCGAGGTGAAGATGCCTGCCTACCGAAATATAAATTCGTAAGGCTTAATCACATCGGAACCACGTTCAGCACAGGTTGGAATTTCAGGTATCTATCAATATGCATTTAATTCTATGTAAGTTATTTGTAATTGACCATCTTACAAATAATCTCAAACATCACGAAATCTGCCGTTTAGTGAAAATGACCAAATAGCACTAAGAAACCAAAATACGATAGGCTGCATCGAGaaatatttatgaatttcataattttctttaaaaaacagATACGCCGAACACTACATGGATTTAGGCGTGCAAAAAAGAAATCTAGTGAAAGTATTTGGAATTCGATTCATTGTGCTCGTGCAAGGTACGGCCGGGAAATTTAACGTGATTCCGCTTTTACAAAATGTCGGAAGTGGATTGGCA is a window of Tubulanus polymorphus chromosome 2, tnTubPoly1.2, whole genome shotgun sequence DNA encoding:
- the LOC141900510 gene encoding uncharacterized protein LOC141900510, encoding MKFFVVIPLMLLIFANTCVRSEKELEITSSADVATETALNYDEHHLSIVSDRNCSRSESTSIQLSIRNNPYSNWVIPKSSREALILMCSYGLTAALTLTPYVTKLFVESSVYLVTRAFTGITALVNSSIS
- the LOC141899703 gene encoding P2X purinoceptor 4-like isoform X1 — protein: MKGGFGKACCSTLRDLFYVYETPKIVHIKNYKIGLCNRFVQLSIISYVIGWVLIANKGYQAQDQLIFSTTSKVKGTIYSTGGIPGAQRRIWDEADIVIPPQETNAFFIATNFITTNNQSQGFCAEQPKRNSICKNETDCKKGRIVPGGHGVQTGRCIESDVKTAEDVKVCEIFAWCPIERRESILNQTYLDISNVTVMIKNHIKFPKLNVVRNNLLFTDRVCFYNASDPIKRYSCPIFRLADILKEAKVKREDISIYGGVIIIMIRWDCNLDRGEDACLPKYKFVRLNHIGTTFSTGWNFRYAEHYMDLGVQKRNLVKVFGIRFIVLVQGTAGKFNVIPLLQNVGSGLAILSVATILCDVFVLYCLRDRAYYRRNKFKYVEEIDGNDDDIQNGEGTALNLNKTQTYQ
- the LOC141899703 gene encoding P2X purinoceptor 4-like isoform X2; its protein translation is MKGGFGKACCSTLRDLFYVYETPKIVHIKNYKIGLCNRFVQLSIISYVIGWVLIANKGYQAQDQLIFSTTSKVKGTIYSTGGIPGAQRRIWDEADIVIPPQQPKRNSICKNETDCKKGRIVPGGHGVQTGRCIESDVKTAEDVKVCEIFAWCPIERRESILNQTYLDISNVTVMIKNHIKFPKLNVVRNNLLFTDRVCFYNASDPIKRYSCPIFRLADILKEAKVKREDISIYGGVIIIMIRWDCNLDRGEDACLPKYKFVRLNHIGTTFSTGWNFRYAEHYMDLGVQKRNLVKVFGIRFIVLVQGTAGKFNVIPLLQNVGSGLAILSVATILCDVFVLYCLRDRAYYRRNKFKYVEEIDGNDDDIQNGEGTALNLNKTQTYQ